One window from the genome of Penaeus monodon isolate SGIC_2016 chromosome 4, NSTDA_Pmon_1, whole genome shotgun sequence encodes:
- the LOC119572603 gene encoding serine/threonine-protein phosphatase 6 regulatory ankyrin repeat subunit C-like, with protein MGGIHEAAKGGRAGYVLRSLEDGEDPSASTISNNTPLHYAAYEGHTDVLRILLDKKSDPKRANDSGDTPLHLAAINGKTDVKMFPEEEGNTSLHCASLAGHTVVKQTLKVKRLSITHLCIMLLSEILLSAHVTRKISGEDTALIRGHVHTAWWLKKMHVKLLYKIIKILLSLLLERISGALLYYTMQSKECE; from the exons ATGGGTGGTATTCACGAAGCAGCAAAGGGAGGACGTGCTGGCTACGTGCTTAGATCGCTCGAAGATGGCGAAGACCCCTCTGCTTCTACCATCAGCAATAACACTCCACTCCATTATGCAGCCTATGAAGGACACACCGATGTTTTAAGAATATTGCTGGATAAAAAATCTGACCCAAAACGTGCAAATGATTCTGGTGACACCCCACTACATCTTGCTGCAATAAATGGAAAGACTGATGTGAAAATGTTCCCTGAAGAGGAAG GTAACACGTCACTCCACTGTGCATCACTGGCGGGCCATACAGTTGTTAAGCAGACGTTAAAAGTGAAACGCCTATCCATCACACACCTTTGCATTATGCTGCTCTCGGAG ATACTCTTGTCAGCACACGTGACAAGGAAAATAAGTGGAGAAGACACAGCTCTAATCCGCGGTCATGTCCACACAGCCTGGTGGCTCAAGAAAATGCACGTCAAGCTTCTTTACAAGATCATAAAAATCTTGCTTTCGTTATTGCTTGAACGCATATCAGGCGCCTTGTTGTACTATACTATGCAAAGCAAAGAATGTGAATAA